A segment of the Nitrospinaceae bacterium genome:
CCTTCCAGTCCTTCACCAAAACATGGATATAGTTATCCGACCCGTGTTTCCACAGACATATCTGGATTGCCAACAATTTTGATATTTACAATCCTTCCCATTAATCTACAGATAATATTCTAATCTGCCACCTACAGCCAGAAATTCAATGAATCATCGCAAATACGGCATCAAAATTCACAATTTCACGCCAATGAGTTTTTCCCCAAATCCAAAAGCAATTCATCACATTACCTTATAAATGCCGATACAACCTTGGGAACAAAAATTCCATAGTTTGCCAGGACTTTTTTTCCTTCCCGCAATTTTTGATACTGCTCATGCTTGAGACAAGACAGAATATTGATGATTAATGCCCTTTCGATTTCCCACCGAAGTTTACCCCTCACAAGATTCCGCCAAAACGGGTTGCGTACCAGGGGGATGTACTTTTTTCTCATTGGAATATGTAAATCATAAGTACCCCACTGAAACGCTCTTAATGGATGATCGGGTTCCCGATCCCTCATAACAAGCAGCGGCTCCGGCAGGTATCCCACATCTCCGTAGAGACACATTCGGATGGACCACTCCACGTCCGCATAAGCCCCATAATTCGAATCGAGGAGACCGTAACTTTCATACATGGCTCTTGGTGCCATCGTCATGGCGCAAACGTTTGATGCAAGCATGCCCAACATTCTTCGCAGCCAAATTTCCCCAGGGGTCAAACGCCCGTAATTTCCAACATGCGCCTGAAAAACCTCACCGTAATCGTCGATATACTCCAAACCCGTATGTACGTATGCCGTCGACGGATTTTCCTGAATCAACCCGTACATTTCCCCGACCATCGTCGGTTTTGCCAGATCGCTGTCGTGAAGGATAAATACGGCCTCCCCCCGGGACTCATAAATGCCCCTGTTTAAATTCCCTGATATGCCTAAATTTTGAGGATTTTTTAAATACCGGACCCTGGAATCGCCAATTTCCCGAACGGCGGCTTCCGCCGGTTCCTCCGGACAGTCATCCATGACGAGCACTTCAAAATCCGTCATGTCCTGGGAGAGTATGGACTGAACTGCAAAACCGACAAGGTGGGGGCGTTTATAGGTCGGGATGATAACGGATACGGCGGGCCTGGCAACTTTGGACGAGGGGACGGGAGGTGCCAAGGGTATATGATTCATCATCCCTATGCTTGACTATCCTTTCCGAGAACCAAATGCGTTGGTTGGCAAAGTTTAATGGCCATATATCCCTCCGCGTAGTCGAAGCCACTCTGCACACCTCTCCATTTGGATAATGCCGTTAACATTTCAGGCGACCGCATCGCTCTCACCTGTGAGGCATGCAGATGATACCCCTTAATTTTTCTGTCGATATCGATAGGGAAATAACAATTCGGATTATAAGTTTGCCCGTGAAGGATATCTTCCCGGTAGGGCCAAACGCTTACCTGAATCTCCTCATACAAAAGTACATTTCTCACAAAATGATTGATGTCATGGGGCCTTAAGGCCACCATCGCTGCATCGAGAATGGTGCGATGATCCTGGTTGTAACTCGGGTACGGCAAAAAGAATGTAACCGGCTTGTGCTCATTTATGACTTCTTCCAACTCGCCGATCAAATCGAAAATGCGGTAGTCGTTGACTTTATTCTCCAGGTTGACCGAATACGTAAAACCAAAATTATCCGCAACCGCCGCAGCTTCTTTCAGGCGCTTTTCACGGTCGATAATATGAAATTCATCCACCCCGCAATAATGAACATGAAATCTTTCGTCCAGGATGCCGCCACAGCCCAGAACCTCATCGTCAAGATGCGGGGAGATCAAAAGAAATTCCGACATATTCAAGGCCTTTCAATTATTTTTGCCCTAGCTTCAATCTTTCCATCTTCCAATGAAACCTGCTCGAAAAGAATTCGAAATATACCAATATCAAGATATCCATTCGGATAAGTGGGAGCATCCAGCATTCTCAGAAAGTCGTACAGGGACCGCATGTCCTTTAGATCTTCAGGAATTTGATTGTCGCTTCCTTTTCTTCGCTTAAAACTGACAACTTCTCCGCTCTGAGGAAGCGGAACTATTTCCCCTTGGAGAATCTCCTGAATCATCTCCAGTGCTGTCCGCCCCGCTGTTTCCATAATTTCCTCGGCTCGGCCATCCAATTTGATGCTTTTTTTCAGATAAACCGGCCCGGCATCAATTTCATCTGTTAACCGAAACGCACTGAGTACGGATTTATTCATCCGATTCATTATCAGATTCTGGTACGGCGAACCACCCCGCCCGTAGGGAAGATCTGTCGGATGAAAAGCGATGCATTCAACTGTTTCAGTTATCCCGGTCGGCACCTTCCAAGACCAATCCAGAAAAAATATTTTCTCGGGTTTCCATTCCTGGATTGATTCCTCCGTCAGGTCACTAGGAGATTCAATCAGACGCCATTCGCCCGGCAATTTTCCGGCACATTCATTATATGTCCGGATATTCCATGGGCGGCGCGAACACCAGATAAACCGTAGAGACATGACATAACCTTTACGTGATAATTTCCAATTTACTTTCCCGTGGATGATGTTCCCGCTTGCTCCACATCTGTAAATTTCTCCTACTCTAATGAGTAAATTGCCAATAGATCAATTCAAATCACTCTATTATTAAAATCGTAACTTTTAGAATGGTTTTCCCCCACCTCCAATTTAATTTCCGCTCATTGGGAACGGTCAAAACATAGACAATGCATGCAAGACTAAAAAAAATTATCCGGCTACCTCTCGCCAATCCCAACTGGGGCTCTTTCAGTCACATGCAAAAAATTAGCACCGGATCCCGTTTCACCGAGATAGCAGATGTTTGTTAGTCACATTCAAGCCATCTTTGTGGAATCCAGAGAGGAGATTATTTCCCATCAGAAACAATCACCCCGTCTGTTCCTACTTCTCATTTCCCCATATCCAAACATATTCAAACATATTCAAACGGAAAAACACATCGTATTGAAAATTAGATCTCAATCATATAGAATAAACTAAATGTAAACAATGAGTTTTGTTCTTTACGCTTTAGTTAAAACCTATACGCTACTCACGAAATACTTACTCCGGCGAAAATTTAATTTCAGGGGTCATCAACACGCTAATGATACTTTTAGAATTTTCTTCTTCAGCTTGCACCACAAAGAAACATCATTACGCACAATGAAAATTTTGATGCGAGGGATTAAGAAAGTTTTAAAGTTTACAGGTACTCCACTCGAGCCAATGCAATTGGCATATTTCGAGTTACGCCTATTAATTATTCGAATCCGAAACCGTATCGACCCTTCTTTTATTATTCGCCGTAGATCACTTCTCTCCCTTGACGATGTATGTCTCCATTTCGGATGCGGGGGGAGAAATCTCCCAGGATGGCTCAACATTGACGGCGACCCCAGGCCGGGAGTGGAGCATATTCAAGATTTAAGACAACCGCTTCCCCTGCGTGACAATACATGCCAGTATATATTTACAGAGCATGTCATTGAGCATATCGACATGGAAAGCCTAGAGCGAACATTAAAAGAACTCCATCGTGTACTCAAATCCGATGGCGTACTTCGAATTATCGTTCCAGATTGTTCAAAGTACGCAGACGCATATTTGCGAAAGGATTTAAATTTTCTTCAAAATGTTGCCCCCGGCTGTAAAACTATCGCCGAAGGACTGAATATTGTTTTTGTTGGCGTTTTGCATAAATTTATCTACGATTTCGAAACTTTAAAAATCAGATTGATTGAAGTTGGCTTTCAAAAGGTAGAAGAATCTACTCACATGGGAAGCAAGTATCCGGAGCTTCGAATTGACAGTGAAAATCCTTCCCGAAATCCAACCAACCTATACGTAGAGGCTAAGAAGTAAGAGCTACACAATTTTTTCGCAATTCCACTTTACCCGCAAGTTCCCCCCCATAAAAAATCTATGTTATCCTAAGTTAGACGTCTACAGGACTGAACCACAAAAAATGCCTAGGCGAGAAGACATCAGATGCCTGGAGATGCTGGCAGCCAAAATGAAGTCCTTTGGTCTGCTTTCCACCGCTCCATCATGAATGATTTCTGGAGTCCGAAGTTCACCTTCGATTCGGGCTTTCTTTCCTCTTCGGGTGATTGGCGAGTACCTTATCATCATCGGCACTTTGAGTGATTGCCATGAATATCGAAGTTACCATTTCACACCAATCATTCGCTGGGCCAAAAATTTTGCCATTAAATTCATGAAGTGAATTAAGGAATATGTTATTATTACCTGATGCTTTCCCTGTATTTCGTCAACAATGATGCACAACACATCCGGAGACATTTCCGCCATGCCGTTGAGAGTGCTCGTATTAGGATGTAATGGGATGTTAGGGCATAAGGTTGGGCAAGTTCTGGGGGATAGTTTCGAAGTATGGGGAACGGTTCGAGGCGAAGATACCAGTCTGGTGAGCGACAAATTTCTTCCTCCCGACAGAATTATCGCAGGAGTGGATGCGACCGAATTAAGCTCGCTAGAGAATGCATTTCATTTGTCCGCGCCGGACGCTGTCATAAATTGCATTGGAATCATTCCTCAAAATGAGACGTCCAAGAATCCCATTGCCTGTATCGGCGTTAATTCAATGTTTGTGCACCAACTGGCCGCACTTTGTCGCAATTCGGGTACGCGCTTGATCCACATCAGTACGGACTGTGTATTTTCGGGTGCAAAGGGGATGTATACAGAAACCGACTTCTCAGATTCCAGATCACTTTATGGCAGGACAAAATACCTGGGAGAGGTTGATACAGACCGCTGCCTGACTATCCGCACTTCCATTATCGGGCGGGAACTAACATCATTCACCGGACTGCTCGAATGGTTCTTGAGCAATCGGAACGGATCAGTTCAGGGCTATACCAATGCTTTCTTTTCCGGGTTTTCCACACTAGCACTCTCAAATATTATTGGCGAGCTGCTCGAAAACCACCCCAACTTATCGGGGCTGTATCATGTATCCACCGAAAGGATCAGCAAATATGACCTCTTATGCCAGATCCGGAAGTCTTACGGATTAAAAACCGAAATAAAGTCGGCAGGCGAATTCCAAATCGACAGAAGTCTGGACAGCACGAAATTTCGACAAAAAACGGGTATAATTATTCCCTTATGGTCGGATATCATCACAGAAATGGCAATGGATTCGGCTCCATACGAAGAATAAGGAAAAAGTGATGGCACTATTTAACGGCAAACGAATATTGGTCACAGGCGGAACCGGTTCTTTCGGAAAAGCCATGGTCAGAAATCTTCTCAGTAACCGCTGGGGAAATCCCAAGGAAGTCACTGTGTTTTCCAGGGACGAAGCTAAACAGCATGAAATGCGTATGTCATACATGGAAAAAGAAGCTGCAACAGAAGAAATTATCTATGAAAATTTTAAAAACATTTTAAAATTCAGAATCGGCGATATCCGGGATTACGAATCCGTTCTCAATGCCGTACAAAACGTCGATATCGTTATTAACGCTGCGGCCTTAAAGCAGGTCCCCACTTGTGAATATTTTCCTGGTGAGGCGGTACGGACAAACGTGGAAGGTGTTATGAATCTTGTCCGTGCAGTGAATGAAAATAATTTGCCGATTGAAGCCGTTGTAGGTGTCTCCACGGACAAGGCATGCAAGCCCATCAACGTCATGGGCATGACGAAAGCACTCATGGAGAGGTTTATCATCAATGCGTGCTTAATGAGTAAAGATACGCGCTTTATGTGTGTTCGCTATGGAAACGTTATTGCATCAAGAGGCTCCGTCATCCCGCTATTTTTAAATCAAATCAAATCAGGAGGACCAGTAACAATCACGACTGACGACATGACCAGGTTCCTCATCACCCTGGACAGGGCGGTTGAGACCGTTGTGGATGCCATCTCCGGCGCGAACCGGGGGGACATCTACGTGCCCAAGATTACCTCGTACAAGGTAACGGATCTCGCGGAAGTTTTAATTAACGGTAAAGATATACCAATTGAATTCACGGGGATTCGGCCAGGGGAAAAAATTCACGAGATACTTGTTTCTGAAGAGGAATGCTACCGTACCATAGAAAAAGAAAAATACTATGTGGTTCAATCGATTCTTCCTGAAGTATCCGAGGGCTTGGCAGGCCCAAGCCAACTGGCCGGGGAATATTCTTCAAAGGATACGATCGTCGGAAAACCGGAATTGAAAGAGCTGTTGAGCGATTTCATCCCCCGATGATTTATTCTGCACCGGATAAGATTTGGAATGCATCCCGATTTTTTCTTTTGAGCAGAAGTCTCGCAGGAAAAGCTACGAACAAAAGTAGCGCAAATGGTGGGTTCCCTCATACGCCAATAAATTTTCCCGCTTGATGAAAAACGGAGAATCTCCCGTCCGGTTGGCTCCTCTTCGTGTGGTCAGAAACGAGCGATACCCCGCTCTTTCTGCCCACACCGGCTCCATATTCTCCGAAAAATCCCGCCCGGGGATTCCGAATGGGCATGAAAAATGTTCGCATAACTCACCCACTTCACTTTCAATGATTCGTTTGGATTCCTCCAATTCCATGACAACAGAATCTTCATTCATTTCAGAAATTCTTTGGTGACTTTCCGTGTGCGAGCCAATCGTCATTCCACTTTCGGACAAACTTCTGATTTCATCCCAATCCATAAATTGAACAGGAAGTGGGTAAGCGCCCGTGTTCGCAAAAAACTGCTCGTAAACATCACTCCCGGTTTCCCTTGATTTCCCCACAAACATAGTCGGAATAAAAAAACCTGCAGAGATTTTTTTTTTCAACGAGAATAGGCATGATATTCGTGTGGCAATTCTTGAATCCGTCGTCTACCGTAAGACAAAAATACCGTCCATGAATTAGGGTTTTCGATTCCAGTAGACTCGCCGCATTTTCGAGGGAGATGAAATCTCCATAATTCTTGAGATAGTCAAGATGCCGGACAAAGCCTTTTCGTTCGTCATCGAAAACATGATGGTAATAGGGAAAGCGTAACCAGTTATTTGTGCGGTCAATTCGCTTGGATAGCGACAAGAAAAAAACGGTGGTATCCCGCAGGAGGTTTCGTACTCTTCTCCTAACAGGATAGCTGGAAATTAATTCTCCAACGTCTTTCGCGTATTCATTCTGGCTCATACACCAGGACATCCTTCCTGTTACCCGATAGGGGTTATCGAATAGTCCGACAATACCTCAGGAAACATAGGCTCGTAATTTACGGAATATATCGACTGTCATTCCCCTCTCCTCATCATTCAGCCACAAACAGTAGGAGAGGACCAAATATATCGCCACCAGGATTCCAGCCATAAATAACATCAGAACTATCGAGGACCCAGCTAGTGGTATCACCCACGCCGAAGCGAACATCACTGCCCCCCCAATCAGTCCTCCGGGTAAGATAAATCTGATTATAATCTGACTGGCTGATTCTTTGAAATATTTCGATACCAGGATGATAATAATGGGAGATGTAAAGAAGAAGTCAACCAGAAGCGACGCACCCGCGACACCGTTGATCCCCCATATCCGGACAAACCACAAGCTCAGGAGAATGGTGAGGACCGCGTTGATAAACATGGTCAAGGAATATCCGCGGTGTCGATTCGTGGACAAAAGTGGCATTCCGAAACCGCTCCAGAAAACCATCAGTACGATTTGAATTAAAAAAATGTCTAACAAAATGGGGTCGAAAATTAACTTGTTCCCCGTCCACAACACGTATAAATCAGGCGCGATATTTCGCAGCGGGATAACTACGCAAAACGCGCTCAAAACATTAATCTTAACGTATGAAGACCAAATCTTTTTGAAATTATCCACATCCCCACGTGCGTCCAACGATGTTAATTCCGGCCATATCACCGGACTTAGAAGGCTTCCGATCTGAATAGCAAACTGGGATAAGGCTCGAAGGGTGCTGTAGCGGGCGACCGCCATACCCCCCAGAAAAAAATTCAGAACAAGGAGCGTTCCCTGAATATTTAGCAGAGTGGCAATGCTAATGATGAAAAAAAGCAATGACGGCCCGATGAATTGAATGGCATGCCGGATGCTTCCATCTCTAAGCGAGACTTTAATATTCGGTCTGATCCGGGATAAATCCCAGATCACTAAAAAACCATGAATTCCCGCTATGGAAAATATGGAAAATGAAAACATTACCATCCCTCCACCAGCCCATAGCACGATGGTATTTGCGGACAAAATGGCAAATGAAAAGCAGTTTCCTATCATCGCTCCCCGGGCGAACTCTCCCGTAGCTCGATACAGGCTCGCCACCAGACCAATCGGAAGGGAAACAAAAAGAATGTTCATCCCTAAAAAAACTATCGATATACTGGCAGTAAACTGCGGTGTCACTTTAAATTTAAGTAACTCATCAACGGGAAAGAAGAGAAGGAAACTTGCGAGGAGCAGTGCTCCGATAGAAATGATGACCAGAAATAACCTAAGGAAACTATGCAGGTCACGATGCAGGTCTTCAATTCGATTTTGCACATAGGCCTGACACATGCGGTTGACGACAAAAGACTGAATTCCGATATCAAGAAGCGCCAGATATGAAATCGCCGCTGAGAGCACTAACCATTCGCCATAAAGGACCCCCCCCCAATAATGGAGGAATAAGGGTACTAGCAAAATCCCACGGGCAAATACAATAATTTGCCCCACGAAATTCGATCCAACTGCCTTGGTTACTCTAGAGAAAAAAGAACTCTCCATTTACTCGTTTTCCACACTAATTCCGGGTTGTCGAGATTTCGCGCCCAACATATTCACCCTCGTTTTCCAGACGGATATTTTTCATTCATGGTAATTGAAATTTCTTTCACCTATTCCGAGCTTATCTTCAAGATTCGCTTCGCGGCCATTCGAAATCGCCCATAACCGGCCACTCTTAAGAAATCCTGAAAATACCGTTTTGGATAAGAGGCTGGTTCATCCCTCAATGTTCGCTCTGCAATACCCACCCAATCGGATGCCAATTTTTCGTAATTGCCAATCTTACCTCTGGCCCATTCGCTGCCCGCCCGGCCATAGTTTCTTCGCATTTCAGAATTATCCAAAAGATCGACAAAAACCTCGGATATTTTCTCGGGCTCCGGCTCCGCTATCAAAATCCCCGTCTCACCGTCTCGAATCACCTCGTTTAATGCACCCCGGGCCGCCCCAATCACAGGAGTGCCACTAGCCTGAACCTCGATAGCGCTTCGGCAGTATGTCTCAAAGGAACCTGTGAAGTTCATATTGACCACCGCGATAGCCGCTCTTTTAAGTTCAATATGGACATCTCGAGAAGGAAGCAGACCGGCAAACTCAATTCCTATTTTTTCCAAATCTCGGGATGACCCCACAAGCGGATCGAGATACTTCGCTTCGAACGATTCATCCAGCATCCCGGTCCATCCTAATTTCGCGGAAGGATCGTGCAGCAATGCGGAGCCAAGAACGCGCAATCTGGCCTGTGGTCTTTTTTCTCGTATGAGAGGCCAGGAATTTAACAGATTGTGAAATCCCTTGGAATCTTTCGGCGCACCCAAAAAAATAATGAGGTTATCCTCTCGCTTCACTTCTGGAGAATTATCAATAATATCCAAATCAATTCCGGAGTAGGCCATTTCAATTCTGGAAAAATTTGGATACAGCCGGTGGCTTTCTCTGTGTGCATGACTGACGCAAACGGCCCGATGAATTCTCAGGTTATCGATTTTCAATGCAAATTCAGGAGGAAATGCGTTCCCCGCCCATATCACTTTCGCCCGGGCACCGGGAACGGGGAGATCACCCAGGAGGGAGGAATAGTCATCGTAGTTAAAGACGAAAAGATCCACCCCGCCCAGATTATCGATAACTTGCGGGATTTCCGTAAATTGCCCCACGCGAACACTACGTACGCCATCGACGGAGTTTTCGTCTACATGATTTAAAATAAATATTTCGTGGCCAAGTTTGGCGAGCCAGAAAAGGATCCGGGATCGAACGACCCCACCTCCGGCACCAATATCTCCATTCCTAAGGCTTTTAAGCGAGAAAGACTTAACGTAATCTGCAAAGTAAAAAGCAAATCGCATTTCCTTCACCTATTTCTCAATAAAATCGACTCAGAAACCCATCTATTTTCTGTAATATCCACCTACCTACTAAATCAACCAGTTTTTCATCTACAAAAAATCTGGCCCGGGCTCTGTATCACCAATATCTTTCATACCCCCCTTCAAAACATAGCTTTTCGTTGCATTTCTATATGTTTTACCGCCTCAATTAAATTTTCCACCTCTTTGTAGGGCTTCTTTTCAGGATATGCCTCAAATGCATTATTGCTAGAAATTAGAATCGATTGACATTTCACAGCAATACCCGCGTTCACATCCGAAATATTATCACCCACCATAAATGAATGCCTAAGGTCAATTGGATAGTCATTTGCTGCGCGCGATAAGAGACCTGGTTTTGGTTTTCTACAATCACATCCCACCCATGGAAGATGAGGACACACATAAATATCTTGAATGTCCCCTCCGTGGTTGATTATTTCATTGACCATCTGGCGATTGATGTTATCGACTTCATCAGCACTAATTATCTTTCGCCCAATTGGAGATTGGTTGGTGACAACAATAATTTTTAAGCCCATCGCACAAATGGAAGCGATAGCTTCAATCGCCCCAGGTAGAAATTCAAATTCATCCCATGACTTAACATAGTTATCACGATTCACATTTATCGTTCCATCACGGTCTAGAAACACTACCCCGTTTTTATTGATTACTTTACCTACACATAGAGACAATACGCATCACCTGTTTCAGAGTCGATTTAAGCTCACATTTAATCGTAGATAAACTAGAGTCCATCTATTTCATCAGAAATATATATCTACATGGACTCCCTACTGCGAGTCAAAATCCGCTATTCGGTCATGAACAATAGGTAAGACCTCATCTAATGATAAATACAAGCTGGGACAGGTCATCCTACGCCCCCTTCTCTTGAAACGCTGCCCGCGGCGCAATCAGTCAAATAATTCGTGAGGCCCGAGTGGGCCCTCTCCACATAGCCGTATGCCTCTGAATTGATTGAAAATTCAATTCGCCCATTCCCCGGAGTGGATTACACGGCAGAAAATCCAAAAAAGTAATAACCCGGCACTCCCACGATACAGCCGCCTCGACAGCTAAAAAAATATTTACCGAACACCCAGAGCTGCTTACGGCCACCATGAGATCACCCGGCTCAGCCCAGAGTTCAACCATACGTCGAAACGCTACATCGTAACCCTCGTCATTCGTCAGCGCTGTCAGAAGGGACGCTTCGTTGAACACCATCGCTGCCCCCACTGCCTTGCAAAGATCGTTCTGTAGGTGACTCGCGATGGCAGCGCTACCACCGTTGCCGATGATGATTGCCTTTCCGGATGCTCTTCCCTCCACCGGGGCAAACGTATCTACTATCTCCACTCCCCTCCGGAATCCCTCGTCTAGGGAAATAGAAATGTCTGCCCCATCGGGCGTTTCCGCATTCGCGAGAAGCCCCCCGAACACCTTAAAATATCTCGCCGATTCTGGCCCATCGATTCTGGTAAATTTATCGTTTCCTCAAAAATAGAAGAGCGATAATACCCAGAAGATTTCCTATTGAAACAATTGCAACATTAAAGTACTTGAAAAATCCCCGAATTTGGTAGAGTTCCCAAATTATGAACATCAAGCGATTAGAAACTTCATAAATACCTGTTAGCCAACTCCGATAATTGTTTACCGCCAACTAACATCGGTCTTTAACATTTGTTTTGTTGGAATAGTAAATCTCAAGGGTATCTTTCCCCACAAATCCGTTCACCGGCACGAATTCCACTTCACCCATTCAGAAACCACCAATGGCTTAACTACCTCTATTGCCAGTAATCAACAGGAAGAATTAACTACTTAAACTACAAACGGCAAACGGCATGGATTGCAGAATTTGTAAATGCACATGGGGTTTTCGGGGCGCACAGGAAATCTCTTGTACTTTCCTGTGTCGAGAAACAAATCCAGGAGGTCATCGCCAAAAGAAACTCTCCAGGGAGGGAGACTATCTCTAAAAAAACGACAATTGTTATTTACTCCCTTGAGCATTTCTCAACTATATCCACGAGGACCTTCTGTAATTAAAAATGACCTTGGATCCATCGGGCTCTATCTCAATAGGCATTTCCTTGTAATCTTTCATTGCAACTTTCAAATTTTCATGAGCTAACGAAGGGCAATACACCATCATAAAACCCCCGCCTCCCGCACCACAAATTTTCGCTCCAGTCGCCCCAGCACTCATCGCAATTTTATGCATTTTTTCAATTTGATTATTGGTAATATTTTCTGCTAATTCTTTTTTAAGTTTCCAATTTAAATCAAGGACTCTACCAATAGAATCGTAATTCCTCCTGGTCAGATCCTCATATGCCTTACATCCCAGTTGTTTTATTTTTTCGAGTACCTGACTATTTTGTTCCACTCGACCATTTTGCTCACCTAGAATACTACTCGCCTGCCGTGTTTGCCCCGTGAAATATAAGTATATATTATTCGTAAAATTGCGCATTTCAGACGACGATAATTTCACACAGTTCACATCTACAGTGTCATCACGATTAAATACAAACGAGTTCATTCCGCCAAAAGAAGCAATATATTGATCTTGCTTCCCTATGGGTTTTTTGCACCGTACAATTTCTACTTCACAGGCTTCTTCCGCAAGGCGTTCTGGCCCCACTTGCTCCCCCATAAAAATATAAAATGCATTAAGCAAACCAACCGTTATACTACTCGAAGAACCCAATCCAGAACCTTCCGATGGGATGTCTGAAATCATAGACACTTCAACTCCCTCGGTAATTCCCGTAATGCGCATTGCCTCCCGGACGAGTTCATGACTGATTTCATCTACACTATCAACGATTTCTTTCTTTGAATAATTAACATATATCTTTTTGTCATATCTGCCAGTAATGAATACAAAAACATATTTATCAATCGCAGCACTTACTACAAAACCTTGATTTCGTCGGTAATACTCAGGAAAATCAGTTCCACCGCCAGAAAAACTAATCCTCAACGGGGTCTGAGTAATGATCATCGATTACCCCTCTTCCTTTACGCCCTATCCATACCCATCATATCATTTATTGATTGGTATTTTTCTTATCAATAAGCACCCTTGTAGTTAAGACCACCAATGAGTCAACTCAATAACATCACACAACATATTTCGCTAAACCAACCATTAAATATTCCAGCATTGGCTTTAGCAGTGTCATCAACAAGAAAATTCCAAAAAAACTATTTTACGCAATCATGGTTGCAAGGGTGTGCTTTCTATCTATTTACTACCGTTGGACTATCCCTACACTTCCATCTCCAAAAGCGCAGCCTTTGCATCGGCATTGAACATCCTCACCGTCTCCCGGGTAAATTTATGGTCTGTCATTTTTTCTAGAATCGGGGGGGGGACTGTAATGATATGTGCGCCGGCGACCGCGGCATTCTGGACATCAATCGTCCCTCTGATGCTTCCTATGAGAATTTTTCCGTATCCCCATTTTTCCACCCACTTGGCCGCCATGGTGATAAGGGCATCGGAATCGTGCCCTTCGTCGGCAACCCGGCCCGCGAAGATACTTAAATAGGTCGCACCGGCCTTTGCGGCGAGCAGGACCTGATTGAACGAAAGGATGGCGGTTGTGTTTATTTTCACGCCTTCATCCGAAAGCGTTTTGATAACCTCCAGGCAAGATACGCCGTCTTCGTTGATGATAGGAATTTTAACGACGATACTGCTCCCCCACTTCGCATACTCGCGGCCCTGCTCGATCATTTCCGCCGGATCGTTTGTGGTCACTTCGACGCTAA
Coding sequences within it:
- a CDS encoding HAD family hydrolase codes for the protein MNRDNYVKSWDEFEFLPGAIEAIASICAMGLKIIVVTNQSPIGRKIISADEVDNINRQMVNEIINHGGDIQDIYVCPHLPWVGCDCRKPKPGLLSRAANDYPIDLRHSFMVGDNISDVNAGIAVKCQSILISSNNAFEAYPEKKPYKEVENLIEAVKHIEMQRKAMF
- a CDS encoding SIS domain-containing protein, whose product is MEIVDTFAPVEGRASGKAIIIGNGGSAAIASHLQNDLCKAVGAAMVFNEASLLTALTNDEGYDVAFRRMVELWAEPGDLMVAVSSSGCSVNIFLAVEAAVSWECRVITFLDFLPCNPLRGMGELNFQSIQRHTAMWRGPTRASRII
- a CDS encoding GHMP kinase, which gives rise to MIITQTPLRISFSGGGTDFPEYYRRNQGFVVSAAIDKYVFVFITGRYDKKIYVNYSKKEIVDSVDEISHELVREAMRITGITEGVEVSMISDIPSEGSGLGSSSSITVGLLNAFYIFMGEQVGPERLAEEACEVEIVRCKKPIGKQDQYIASFGGMNSFVFNRDDTVDVNCVKLSSSEMRNFTNNIYLYFTGQTRQASSILGEQNGRVEQNSQVLEKIKQLGCKAYEDLTRRNYDSIGRVLDLNWKLKKELAENITNNQIEKMHKIAMSAGATGAKICGAGGGGFMMVYCPSLAHENLKVAMKDYKEMPIEIEPDGSKVIFNYRRSSWI
- a CDS encoding transaldolase, giving the protein MEIFLDSANAAQIGHWVRQGILDGVTTNPSIMLKDGVKDLEKGARDIMNLLGDRPLSVEVTTNDPAEMIEQGREYAKWGSSIVVKIPIINEDGVSCLEVIKTLSDEGVKINTTAILSFNQVLLAAKAGATYLSIFAGRVADEGHDSDALITMAAKWVEKWGYGKILIGSIRGTIDVQNAAVAGAHIITVPPPILEKMTDHKFTRETVRMFNADAKAALLEMEV
- a CDS encoding glycosyltransferase family 4 protein gives rise to the protein MRFAFYFADYVKSFSLKSLRNGDIGAGGGVVRSRILFWLAKLGHEIFILNHVDENSVDGVRSVRVGQFTEIPQVIDNLGGVDLFVFNYDDYSSLLGDLPVPGARAKVIWAGNAFPPEFALKIDNLRIHRAVCVSHAHRESHRLYPNFSRIEMAYSGIDLDIIDNSPEVKREDNLIIFLGAPKDSKGFHNLLNSWPLIREKRPQARLRVLGSALLHDPSAKLGWTGMLDESFEAKYLDPLVGSSRDLEKIGIEFAGLLPSRDVHIELKRAAIAVVNMNFTGSFETYCRSAIEVQASGTPVIGAARGALNEVIRDGETGILIAEPEPEKISEVFVDLLDNSEMRRNYGRAGSEWARGKIGNYEKLASDWVGIAERTLRDEPASYPKRYFQDFLRVAGYGRFRMAAKRILKISSE